DNA sequence from the Devosia lacusdianchii genome:
GATGGAAGCCGGCTGGGTCCGCATGCGCGGCCGTCGCCGCACCCCGGGCCGTCCGGTCACCTACGCAACGACGGAAGCCTTCCTCGATCACTTCGGGCTTGAGGCGCTGGGCGATCTGCCAGGCCTTGAGGAACTCAAGGGCGCCGGTCTGCTCTCCGGCCGCCTGCAGCCCAACATGCAGATACCGCTGCCTTTCGACGGCGCGCTCCGCGATGACGAGGACCCGCTGGACCCCGACGATATCAGCGGCATGGACGAAGACACCTGATGACCGAAGACCTTTGGGGAGCGCGCGGCACGACGGGCGTCAGCTTCGCCGCAACGCTTGAGTTCGAGGAGGTCGATGTCCGCCTTGGGGGCAGGGTGGTGCTCGACCGCTTCAGCCTCGCCCTGCGGCCCGGCGAGATCGTTTGCCTCCTGGGCGAGTCCGGCTCCGGCAAATCCACCGCCTTGCGCGTTGCCGCCGGCATCCAGCCGGTTCATGGCGGCACCGTTCGCATCAATGGCGAAGTGGTGTCTCTGCCGATTCGGACGGTCCCGCCAGATCGCCGTGGGATCGGTCTGATGTTTCAGGATTTTGCCCTGTTTCCGCATCTGACCGTGCTGCAGAACGTCCTGTTTGGCCTCAAGCCGCTCGGCCGCGCCGCCGCCATGGGCCAGGCCCAGGCGGCCCTGCGCCGCGTCGGTCTGGCCGGACGCGAGGCGGACTATCCGCACATGTTGTCCGGCGGCCAGCAACAGCGCCTCGCGCTCGCACGCAGCGTAGCCCCGCGTCCCGGCGTGTTGCTGCTGGACGAACCGTTCTCAAGCCTCGATGCCCGCCTG
Encoded proteins:
- a CDS encoding ABC transporter ATP-binding protein, which produces MTEDLWGARGTTGVSFAATLEFEEVDVRLGGRVVLDRFSLALRPGEIVCLLGESGSGKSTALRVAAGIQPVHGGTVRINGEVVSLPIRTVPPDRRGIGLMFQDFALFPHLTVLQNVLFGLKPLGRAAAMGQAQAALRRVGLAGREADYPHMLSGGQQQRLALARSVAPRPGVLLLDEPFSSLDARLRETVREETLAVLRETNVTSLIVTHDPEEAMVLGDRVALLRHGRIAQIGTAAEIYRQPVDLSAARFFSPLSEISSTVTSGHASTPLGQVATPGLANGTKVVIAIRPAGGANVSASGPGTAGRVISKRDAIGIDICEVKIDGVETPIGIRQPSNAAIAVGHDVFVTLNPEHVLVFGCD